The following are encoded together in the Tatumella ptyseos genome:
- a CDS encoding putative bifunctional diguanylate cyclase/phosphodiesterase — protein MNMMHVTWDSGLVIASIFIAFLASFSALDTVARVTDSRGVKALFWLVGGGAAMGIGIWSMHFIGMLAMHFQVPMRYNLGETVFSIIVAVIGSIVALWAVFRHNQFTLKNLLIGATVLGSSVVAMHYTGMAGLRINQPIVWHTTPVVISIIIAYTASAVALWLAFRLRNNDAGVLNRRFIAALVMGAAIAGMHYTGMYAAHFESTMQVLPGGIGSQRLIIWVFMFTLIILGSNLFGAMIESQLRVSRMATKLKQRNEELRQMAMHDPLTNLANRTLFENKLNDYIASAKQNTSSFSLLYMDLDGFKMVNDAYGHDIGDKLLVDVAKRLELAINPSDILARVGGDEFVLLSNANSEADASLLAEKLVAAIEPEFQVESFELRVSLSIGIAMFPTHGIEAREMLFNADSAMYHTKNSGRNGFSVYQPSMSPIGRSQVQLKNELWRAIHNNELRLFYQPKLNVTSGEIIGYEALVRWQHPERGLKTPDKFLPIAEQTGMILLLGEWVLNEACRQLAIWHQQGADHLSISVNLSAQQFEQKSLVYLVTRTLEEYRLAPDKLILEITETTAMRYPQESIKILEELKAIGVQVAIDDFGTGYSSLLYLQNMPATELKIDRAFINSIGHKDTDPRLLSMIIELAKSMNLNIVAEGVESEAQQAYLVNLGCDVHQGYYFSRPVPPSEITVVANKYPARA, from the coding sequence ATGAATATGATGCATGTTACGTGGGATAGCGGTTTAGTCATCGCGTCCATATTTATTGCATTCCTCGCCTCTTTCTCTGCGTTAGATACTGTCGCGAGAGTCACCGATAGCCGTGGTGTGAAAGCCCTCTTTTGGTTAGTCGGTGGCGGGGCAGCAATGGGCATTGGTATTTGGTCAATGCACTTCATTGGTATGTTGGCGATGCACTTCCAAGTGCCAATGCGTTATAACCTCGGTGAAACCGTATTTTCAATTATCGTTGCAGTGATTGGATCTATTGTTGCTTTATGGGCGGTATTCCGTCATAACCAATTTACCTTAAAGAACCTGCTGATTGGCGCAACTGTCTTAGGTTCTTCTGTTGTTGCTATGCATTACACGGGTATGGCCGGGCTGCGTATTAATCAGCCTATCGTTTGGCATACGACACCTGTCGTCATCTCAATTATTATTGCCTACACTGCCTCTGCAGTTGCTCTGTGGCTTGCATTCAGACTTCGTAACAATGATGCGGGGGTATTAAACCGCCGTTTTATTGCGGCCTTAGTGATGGGGGCTGCCATTGCCGGGATGCACTATACCGGAATGTATGCCGCGCATTTTGAATCCACGATGCAGGTCTTGCCTGGGGGCATTGGCTCACAAAGGTTAATCATTTGGGTGTTTATGTTCACCCTTATCATCTTAGGCAGCAACTTGTTTGGTGCCATGATTGAGTCGCAATTACGCGTTTCTCGTATGGCTACCAAACTTAAGCAAAGGAATGAAGAATTACGGCAAATGGCGATGCATGATCCGCTCACCAACCTTGCTAACCGAACGCTATTTGAAAATAAACTCAATGATTATATCGCCAGCGCTAAACAAAATACCTCAAGTTTCAGCCTGCTCTATATGGATCTCGATGGATTCAAAATGGTTAATGATGCCTATGGTCATGATATCGGCGATAAATTACTAGTCGACGTGGCTAAACGGCTTGAGCTGGCTATTAATCCGAGTGATATCCTCGCAAGAGTGGGGGGCGATGAGTTCGTTTTATTGTCCAACGCCAATTCGGAGGCAGATGCTTCGCTATTAGCTGAAAAACTAGTAGCCGCTATTGAGCCGGAATTCCAAGTAGAAAGCTTTGAGTTAAGAGTTTCCTTAAGCATTGGTATTGCAATGTTCCCTACGCATGGCATTGAAGCGAGAGAAATGCTTTTCAATGCAGACTCGGCCATGTATCACACTAAAAATAGTGGGCGTAATGGTTTTAGTGTATATCAGCCGTCGATGAGCCCGATTGGCCGTAGTCAAGTTCAGCTTAAAAATGAATTATGGCGTGCTATACATAACAATGAGTTACGCTTATTTTATCAGCCTAAACTAAATGTCACCTCGGGTGAAATAATTGGCTACGAAGCTTTGGTCCGCTGGCAGCATCCGGAACGAGGATTAAAAACCCCAGATAAGTTCCTGCCTATCGCCGAGCAAACGGGGATGATCTTATTGCTAGGTGAATGGGTGTTGAATGAAGCCTGTCGTCAGCTAGCAATTTGGCATCAGCAGGGGGCGGATCACCTGTCAATTTCTGTGAACCTCTCCGCTCAACAATTTGAGCAAAAAAGTCTGGTTTACTTAGTGACAAGAACGCTTGAAGAATACCGGTTGGCTCCCGATAAATTGATTTTAGAAATCACCGAGACAACGGCAATGCGTTATCCGCAAGAGAGTATTAAGATCCTTGAGGAGTTGAAAGCGATTGGCGTGCAGGTCGCGATTGACGACTTCGGTACGGGCTATTCAAGCCTACTCTATCTGCAGAATATGCCGGCGACGGAACTTAAAATAGATCGTGCCTTTATTAATAGCATAGGCCATAAAGATACTGACCCTCGACTATTATCAATGATTATTGAGCTAGCGAAGAGTATGAATTTGAATATTGTCGCGGAAGGTGTTGAAAGTGAAGCACAACAGGCTTACTTGGTGAATTTAGGTTGTGATGTACATCAAGGTTATTACTTTAGCCGGCCCGTCCCGCCTTCTGAAATTACGGTAGTCGCCAATAAATATCCGGCGCGAGCTTAA
- the dkgA gene encoding 2,5-didehydrogluconate reductase DkgA, with product MSQQLTVTLHDGRTMPQLGLGVWQASIEQTKEAVTHALNTGYRSIDTAAIYKNEEGVGQALQESSLARDDLFITTKLWNSDQTDWQNALETSLNKLQLDYVDLYLMHWPCPQQDNYVKAWEGMIDLQRQGLVKSIGVCNFQEAHLERIIRETGVTPVVNQIELHPLFQQRQQHTWNALHKIHTESWSPLAQGGEGVFDQEVIQTLAKKYQKTPAQIVIRWHLDSGLIVIPKSVTPKRIDENFAVFDFKLEKEELKAIAALDSGKRLGPEPDTFEKI from the coding sequence ATGTCACAGCAATTAACTGTTACGCTACACGATGGTCGTACCATGCCACAACTTGGTTTGGGAGTATGGCAAGCTTCGATTGAACAAACGAAAGAGGCGGTTACCCACGCGTTGAATACCGGTTATCGTTCAATTGATACCGCGGCAATTTATAAAAATGAAGAAGGTGTCGGCCAAGCATTGCAAGAGTCTTCATTGGCTCGCGACGACTTGTTCATTACCACAAAACTCTGGAATTCTGACCAAACAGATTGGCAGAATGCGTTAGAAACCAGTCTGAATAAGTTACAACTGGATTATGTTGATCTTTACCTGATGCATTGGCCTTGCCCGCAGCAAGATAATTATGTGAAAGCTTGGGAAGGCATGATCGATCTGCAACGCCAAGGGCTTGTTAAAAGTATCGGCGTCTGTAATTTCCAAGAGGCACATCTGGAGCGTATTATTCGTGAAACGGGGGTTACGCCCGTCGTAAACCAAATCGAATTACATCCGTTATTTCAGCAACGCCAACAACACACTTGGAATGCATTGCATAAAATCCATACCGAGTCGTGGAGTCCTTTAGCACAAGGTGGTGAGGGAGTCTTTGATCAAGAGGTCATTCAAACGTTAGCGAAAAAATATCAGAAAACACCTGCGCAAATCGTTATCCGTTGGCATTTAGACAGTGGGTTGATCGTGATTCCAAAATCTGTCACCCCTAAACGCATTGATGAAAATTTCGCCGTTTTTGACTTTAAACTTGAAAAAGAAGAGCTGAAAGCGATTGCCGCTCTAGATAGTGGCAAACGCCTCGGTCCAGAACCTGATACCTTCGAGAAGATCTAA
- the exbB gene encoding tonB-system energizer ExbB has product MQTDLSVLGMYQHADIVVKVVMIGLLLASVATWAIFFAKYTELSAAKRRLKADQLALKEARTLDGAGKIAQQFSKNSHAAMLVAEALDERILSAQSDDQAGIKERTVFRLERQVARIGRHASRNNGFLATIGSVSPFIGLFGTVWGIMNSFIGIAKTQTTNLAVVAPGIAEALLATAVGLVAAIPAVVIYNVFARMIAGYKASLGDSAAQIILLQSRDADLQSSSYTAMAQNTSAQKLRVG; this is encoded by the coding sequence ATGCAGACAGATTTATCTGTATTAGGCATGTACCAACATGCTGATATTGTTGTAAAAGTTGTGATGATAGGTTTACTACTCGCCTCCGTTGCGACCTGGGCAATTTTCTTTGCCAAGTATACAGAGCTGAGTGCTGCTAAACGTCGCCTCAAAGCAGATCAACTCGCCCTAAAGGAAGCGCGTACCCTTGATGGCGCTGGAAAAATTGCTCAACAATTTTCTAAAAATAGCCATGCAGCGATGCTGGTCGCAGAAGCCCTGGATGAACGCATACTGTCTGCACAAAGTGATGACCAAGCGGGCATTAAAGAGCGTACCGTCTTTCGTCTAGAGCGCCAAGTTGCGCGAATTGGCCGCCACGCTAGCCGTAATAATGGCTTTTTAGCGACCATTGGTTCTGTCTCACCCTTTATCGGCCTATTTGGTACGGTTTGGGGGATCATGAATAGTTTTATTGGTATTGCTAAAACGCAAACCACTAATCTTGCCGTTGTCGCGCCAGGTATTGCCGAAGCGCTCTTAGCTACCGCGGTTGGTTTAGTTGCGGCAATTCCTGCGGTGGTAATTTATAACGTCTTTGCACGAATGATAGCCGGTTATAAAGCCTCTTTAGGTGATAGTGCTGCACAGATTATTCTGTTACAAAGTCGCGATGCGGACCTACAAAGTAGTAGTTACACCGCCATGGCGCAAAATACGTCTGCTCAAAAACTTCGCGTAGGATAA
- the prfC gene encoding peptide chain release factor 3, which yields MSTERLLQEVALRRTFAIISHPDAGKTTITEKVLLFGQAIQTAGTVKGRGSNQHAKSDWMEMEKQRGISITTSVMQFPYHDKLVNLLDTPGHEDFSEDTYRTLTAVDCCLMVIDAAKGVEDRTRKLMEVTRLRDTPILTFMNKLDRDIRDPMELLDEVESELKIACAPITWPIGCGKLFKGVYHLYDDEVILYQSGKGHTIQEVRKIKGLNNPEVDTTIGEELAGQLRDELELVQGASHEFDRDLFLQGKLSPVFFGTALGNFGVDHMLDGLVDWAPSPMPRSTDQREVVAGEDKFSGFVFKIQANMDPKHRDRVAFMRIVSGKYEKGMKMYQVRTGKDVVISDALTFMAGDRAHVEEAWPGDIIGLHNHGTIQIGDSFTQGEKMKFTGIPNFAPELFRRIRLRDPLKQKQLLKGLVQLSEEGAVQVFRPVSNNDLIVGAVGVLQFDVVVARLKSEYNVEAIYESINVSTARWVECNDVKKFDEFQRKNEVNLALDGGDNLTYIAPTMVNLNITQERYPDVVFRKTREH from the coding sequence ATGTCTACAGAACGCCTTCTGCAAGAAGTCGCCCTTCGGCGCACTTTCGCTATCATTTCTCACCCTGATGCAGGTAAAACCACTATCACTGAAAAAGTCCTGCTATTTGGGCAAGCTATTCAGACTGCAGGAACGGTTAAAGGACGCGGATCAAACCAACACGCGAAATCTGACTGGATGGAAATGGAAAAACAGAGAGGGATTTCTATAACGACCTCTGTGATGCAGTTCCCTTACCACGATAAACTCGTTAACCTTCTCGATACCCCAGGGCACGAAGACTTCTCTGAAGATACCTACCGGACACTCACTGCCGTCGACTGCTGCTTAATGGTTATTGATGCGGCGAAAGGGGTTGAGGATCGTACTCGTAAATTGATGGAAGTCACTCGTTTACGCGATACACCTATTCTCACCTTTATGAATAAGTTGGACCGTGATATCCGTGATCCCATGGAGCTGCTCGACGAAGTTGAAAGCGAACTAAAAATAGCTTGTGCCCCCATCACCTGGCCGATTGGCTGTGGAAAACTCTTTAAAGGCGTTTACCACCTCTATGATGATGAAGTGATCTTATATCAATCAGGTAAAGGCCATACCATTCAAGAAGTTCGTAAAATCAAAGGGCTGAATAATCCTGAGGTCGATACTACGATTGGTGAAGAGCTGGCTGGTCAATTACGCGATGAACTAGAACTGGTTCAAGGGGCTTCCCATGAGTTCGATCGTGACCTATTTCTTCAAGGCAAACTTAGCCCAGTATTTTTTGGTACCGCGCTGGGTAACTTCGGTGTCGACCATATGCTTGATGGCTTAGTCGATTGGGCGCCTTCGCCAATGCCACGTTCTACAGACCAACGGGAAGTGGTTGCTGGCGAAGATAAATTTTCTGGTTTTGTGTTTAAAATTCAAGCGAACATGGATCCTAAGCACCGTGACCGTGTTGCCTTTATGCGAATCGTCTCTGGTAAGTATGAAAAAGGCATGAAAATGTATCAAGTGCGCACAGGGAAAGATGTCGTAATCTCTGACGCATTAACCTTTATGGCGGGTGATCGTGCTCATGTTGAAGAAGCATGGCCTGGCGATATCATTGGTCTGCATAACCATGGCACAATTCAGATTGGTGACTCCTTCACGCAAGGCGAGAAAATGAAGTTTACGGGTATTCCTAACTTCGCCCCAGAATTATTCCGCCGAATTCGTCTTCGCGATCCTCTAAAGCAGAAGCAGCTTCTCAAAGGGCTGGTCCAGCTATCTGAAGAGGGTGCGGTACAGGTTTTCCGTCCGGTGAGTAATAATGATTTAATTGTCGGTGCGGTCGGTGTCCTACAGTTTGATGTGGTCGTGGCACGATTAAAATCAGAATATAATGTTGAAGCGATTTACGAATCGATTAACGTCTCGACCGCACGCTGGGTAGAGTGTAACGATGTTAAGAAATTCGACGAGTTTCAACGGAAAAATGAAGTCAATCTTGCACTGGATGGTGGGGATAACCTTACCTACATTGCACCGACCATGGTCAATCTTAATATTACTCAAGAACGTTACCCAGACGTTGTCTTCCGTAAAACCCGCGAACACTAA
- a CDS encoding MFS transporter: MSYTESSSSPSAWQNAKSIFRVTSGNFLEMYDFMVFGYYATAIANTFFPGSNPFASLMLTLMTFGAGFLMRPLGAVILGTYIDQHGRRKGLLITLGLMALGTLTIAVVPGYHTLGILAPILVLIGRLLQGFSAGVELGGVSVYLSEIAPPGRRGFFVSWQSGSQQISVIFAALLGLVLNHVVGKEAVSEWAWRIPFFIGCMVVPFLFYIRRSLEETEAFKEKKHRPGMREIARSVLRNWALVIAGMFMVVTTTVMFYMITAFTPTFGKAVLNMSDQQSFLVTLFVGISNLFWLPIMGALSDRVGRRPLLIIFTLLMIATAWPVLRWLVAAPTFSHLIETELWLSFLYASYNGAMVVWLAEVMPVDVKASGFSLAYSLATALFGGFTPAVSSYLIHVTGDKAMPGAWLTLAAVCGFIGSLCLGWLVKRYNRTAH, encoded by the coding sequence ATGAGCTATACAGAATCGTCTTCTAGTCCTTCAGCTTGGCAAAATGCGAAATCTATCTTTCGTGTGACAAGTGGTAACTTTCTCGAAATGTATGATTTCATGGTATTTGGTTATTACGCGACCGCGATAGCCAATACCTTTTTTCCGGGGAGTAACCCCTTCGCCTCTTTGATGCTGACATTGATGACCTTCGGTGCCGGTTTTTTAATGCGTCCGCTCGGTGCGGTGATACTCGGTACCTATATCGATCAACATGGCCGCCGTAAAGGGCTACTCATTACTCTAGGCTTGATGGCATTAGGGACCCTAACCATCGCGGTTGTGCCTGGATATCATACTCTAGGAATACTTGCGCCTATATTAGTGTTAATCGGCCGTTTACTACAAGGTTTCTCAGCGGGAGTAGAATTAGGTGGTGTATCAGTTTACCTTTCTGAAATCGCACCGCCTGGACGTCGAGGTTTTTTTGTAAGTTGGCAATCCGGTAGCCAACAAATCTCAGTTATTTTCGCTGCTCTATTAGGGTTAGTACTTAATCATGTTGTGGGAAAGGAGGCGGTCTCCGAGTGGGCATGGCGCATCCCTTTCTTTATTGGTTGCATGGTTGTTCCTTTTTTATTTTATATTCGCCGTTCACTCGAAGAAACCGAAGCTTTCAAAGAAAAAAAACACCGCCCTGGAATGCGAGAAATTGCGCGTTCAGTATTACGTAATTGGGCGCTGGTTATTGCTGGCATGTTTATGGTCGTTACTACCACAGTGATGTTTTATATGATTACCGCCTTCACACCAACCTTTGGTAAAGCGGTACTCAATATGAGTGACCAGCAAAGCTTTTTAGTCACTTTATTTGTTGGGATCTCAAACTTATTTTGGCTACCCATCATGGGTGCGTTGTCCGATCGAGTGGGGCGTCGTCCATTATTAATTATCTTCACTTTATTAATGATTGCCACTGCTTGGCCTGTATTACGCTGGCTGGTGGCCGCACCAACCTTTTCACACTTAATAGAAACTGAATTATGGTTATCATTTCTTTATGCGAGCTATAACGGGGCGATGGTGGTTTGGCTAGCAGAAGTTATGCCTGTCGACGTTAAAGCCTCTGGTTTCTCTCTCGCCTACAGCTTAGCCACGGCGTTATTTGGGGGATTTACTCCAGCAGTTTCTAGTTACTTAATTCATGTTACCGGTGATAAAGCAATGCCGGGTGCGTGGTTAACGCTTGCGGCAGTGTGCGGTTTTATTGGATCACTCTGTTTAGGGTGGTTAGTCAAACGTTATAACCGAACCGCACATTAG
- the exbD gene encoding TonB system transport protein ExbD has product MAMRLNDEVDGDGEMHEINVTPFIDVMLVLLIIFMVAAPLATVDVRVNLPASTSTPQPRPEKPVYLSVKEGNQLFVGNDAVSKQDLVQKIVAQTQGNKETTIFFQADKTIDYATLMSIMDDLRGAGYLKIGLMGLERAQK; this is encoded by the coding sequence ATGGCAATGCGACTCAATGATGAAGTAGACGGCGACGGTGAAATGCATGAGATTAACGTCACGCCTTTTATCGATGTGATGTTAGTTTTACTTATCATCTTTATGGTGGCAGCGCCGTTAGCGACGGTTGATGTACGTGTCAATCTTCCTGCCTCAACGAGCACGCCGCAACCTAGACCAGAAAAACCGGTATACCTAAGTGTGAAAGAGGGTAACCAGCTATTCGTCGGTAACGATGCAGTGAGTAAGCAAGATCTGGTTCAAAAAATTGTTGCGCAGACGCAAGGTAATAAAGAGACGACGATTTTTTTCCAAGCAGACAAAACGATTGATTACGCTACGCTAATGAGCATCATGGATGACCTACGTGGCGCTGGATATCTTAAGATAGGATTAATGGGCTTAGAGCGCGCGCAAAAATAA
- the metC gene encoding cystathionine beta-lyase, protein MSDKQHIETTLISAGRKPRYTQGAVNSVIQRASSLVFPTVADKKLATAGRAKRELFYGRRGTLTHFALQDAMTELENGAGCVLYPCGAAAVANAILAFVEAGDHILVSGSVYEPTQDFCSTILKKLAVETTYFPALSGAEIDQWLRPTTRVVFLESPSSITMEVQDIPTLIATVRRIAPQAVVIVDNTWAAGVLFKALDAGADISIQAGTKYLVGHSDAMIGTAVANERCLEQLRENSYLMGQMVDADTAYVTARGLRTLAVRLRQHESSSIEIAQWLSQRDDVFRVNHPALPECPGHSFWQRDFSGSSGLFSFILKEKLDAKRLAHFLDHFEHFSMAYSWGGFESLILANQPEEVAAIRPVGQVDFTGTLVRLHIGLEHPQDLIADLERGFSRLKESV, encoded by the coding sequence ATGTCCGATAAGCAACATATTGAAACCACACTAATAAGTGCGGGTCGTAAACCACGTTACACTCAAGGCGCAGTCAACTCGGTGATCCAGCGTGCCTCCTCCTTAGTTTTCCCCACGGTAGCCGATAAGAAACTCGCCACCGCAGGCCGGGCGAAGAGAGAACTCTTTTATGGTCGTCGGGGTACATTGACGCACTTTGCTTTACAAGACGCGATGACTGAACTGGAGAACGGTGCGGGCTGTGTGCTTTATCCTTGTGGTGCCGCGGCAGTGGCCAATGCAATCCTCGCTTTCGTTGAAGCCGGCGATCATATTCTTGTAAGCGGATCCGTCTACGAACCTACTCAGGATTTTTGCTCAACCATTCTTAAAAAACTTGCCGTTGAAACAACCTATTTCCCTGCCCTTTCCGGTGCAGAGATTGACCAATGGCTTCGTCCCACAACACGAGTCGTATTTTTAGAATCGCCCTCTTCCATTACGATGGAAGTGCAAGATATCCCTACCCTTATCGCAACGGTGCGCCGCATCGCTCCGCAAGCAGTAGTCATTGTTGATAATACTTGGGCGGCTGGGGTGCTATTTAAGGCATTGGACGCTGGGGCAGATATTTCCATCCAAGCAGGAACCAAATATTTAGTGGGTCACTCAGATGCCATGATTGGGACGGCCGTAGCTAACGAGCGCTGCCTAGAACAACTGCGTGAAAATTCCTATTTAATGGGCCAAATGGTCGATGCCGATACCGCTTACGTCACGGCGCGCGGTTTACGTACGCTGGCTGTGCGTTTACGCCAACACGAATCGTCAAGCATAGAGATCGCACAATGGCTGAGTCAACGCGATGACGTTTTTCGGGTGAACCATCCGGCCTTGCCAGAGTGCCCTGGACACAGCTTCTGGCAACGAGATTTTTCAGGGAGTAGCGGGTTATTCTCTTTCATACTGAAAGAGAAATTAGATGCTAAAAGGCTTGCCCATTTCCTTGACCATTTCGAGCACTTTAGTATGGCTTACTCTTGGGGGGGGTTTGAATCATTAATCTTAGCTAACCAACCGGAAGAGGTCGCTGCAATTCGTCCCGTTGGTCAAGTCGATTTTACAGGGACATTGGTTAGACTGCACATAGGTTTGGAACATCCCCAAGACTTAATTGCTGATTTAGAAAGAGGCTTCTCTCGTCTAAAAGAGAGTGTGTAA
- a CDS encoding BON domain-containing protein, whose translation MKVKLTFKSVGLMLLALSALGSLEVTAQQSHSLVSQSVNHVGHFLSDTAVTAKVKAAILDDKKIQVASLSVNTEQGKVTVSGFVSTMEDKEHIRLLVQKIPGVDSLNNQLRVRHSKESSVKVYASDVATTSEAIMRLFADKQITTRHLHVATRHGEVFLTGAVPTHSEKQQAEKLVNSISGVHKVKNELKVER comes from the coding sequence ATGAAAGTGAAATTAACGTTTAAATCAGTAGGGCTAATGCTATTAGCGCTTAGCGCTCTGGGTAGTTTAGAGGTTACCGCACAACAAAGTCACTCATTGGTGAGTCAATCAGTCAACCATGTTGGCCACTTTTTAAGTGATACCGCGGTAACGGCTAAAGTCAAAGCAGCTATCTTGGATGATAAAAAAATTCAAGTTGCTTCTTTATCTGTAAATACTGAACAAGGAAAGGTTACGGTCAGTGGTTTTGTCTCGACGATGGAAGATAAAGAGCACATCCGTTTACTGGTTCAGAAAATACCTGGTGTCGACAGCTTGAACAATCAATTGCGTGTTCGTCATTCAAAAGAGAGTTCGGTTAAAGTTTATGCCAGCGATGTTGCCACAACGAGTGAAGCAATAATGCGCCTTTTTGCAGATAAACAGATCACGACCCGTCATCTTCATGTAGCGACGAGGCACGGGGAAGTTTTTCTTACAGGCGCAGTGCCTACTCACTCTGAAAAGCAACAAGCAGAAAAACTGGTTAATAGTATCTCAGGTGTTCATAAAGTAAAAAATGAGCTGAAGGTAGAACGCTAA
- the ftsP gene encoding cell division protein FtsP, whose protein sequence is MAFSRRKFIQYSAVAVVGPTLLPKTVLAADNEGSNPLYIPPLIESRRGQPIFLMMQEAHWAFNGRNQADCIGFNGMYLGPTVKVWNGDDVKLIYSNRLAESVSMMVSGLHVPGPLCGGAPRLISSEVDWSPILPIRQPAATLWYHSNTYQHAGSQVYRGLAGLWLVEDEVSKQLPLPKHYGVDDIPLIIQDKRLDNFGTPVYEESSTPFLGDTLLVNGTQKPYFNVSRGWVRLRLLNASNARRYLLQLSDSRPFTVIAGDQGFMSAPVTTTQLSLAPGERREVLIDLSDGHNVSITAGTEATIMERIRGIFEPSTVLTSTLVLTLRPTGLLPLVTDSVPSSLVTALETGLTSQTRHIRLNDSPAGINDRKWDVKRVDMTVQQGSFERWTVEADLPQSFSAQGAMFLVKSVNGAPPMVEDRGWKDTVWVDGSVELLVTFPQTSSEHFPFIYGSQTLEQFDQGAVGQLLVQPSATSSNGY, encoded by the coding sequence ATGGCTTTTTCCCGGCGTAAATTTATACAGTATTCAGCGGTGGCAGTGGTCGGTCCGACGTTGCTTCCTAAAACGGTTCTTGCTGCAGACAACGAGGGGAGTAATCCACTCTATATTCCGCCATTAATCGAGTCCCGCCGTGGACAGCCCATTTTCTTAATGATGCAGGAGGCTCACTGGGCCTTTAATGGGCGTAACCAGGCTGATTGTATCGGCTTTAATGGCATGTATTTAGGGCCAACCGTGAAGGTTTGGAACGGTGACGATGTTAAGCTGATTTACAGTAATCGCCTGGCCGAATCTGTCTCCATGATGGTCAGTGGGCTACATGTACCAGGTCCGTTATGTGGTGGTGCGCCGCGTTTGATTTCATCGGAAGTCGATTGGTCGCCAATTTTACCTATTCGTCAACCGGCGGCCACGCTCTGGTACCATTCTAATACCTATCAGCATGCGGGTTCACAAGTCTACCGTGGTCTCGCTGGGCTATGGTTAGTTGAAGATGAAGTAAGTAAGCAGTTACCACTCCCTAAGCATTATGGTGTTGATGACATTCCATTGATCATTCAAGACAAGCGCTTAGATAACTTTGGCACACCCGTTTATGAAGAGAGCTCAACGCCATTCCTCGGGGATACGCTACTGGTCAATGGTACGCAGAAACCCTATTTCAATGTTTCACGGGGATGGGTTCGCCTCCGCTTGCTGAATGCCTCAAATGCTCGGCGCTACCTATTACAACTTTCGGATAGCCGACCATTTACGGTGATTGCCGGCGATCAGGGATTCATGTCTGCACCCGTCACGACTACCCAGCTCTCTTTAGCTCCTGGTGAACGGCGTGAAGTCTTAATCGATCTTTCAGACGGCCATAACGTTTCTATTACGGCCGGAACGGAAGCCACGATCATGGAGAGAATTCGAGGTATCTTCGAACCCTCCACGGTGTTGACGTCAACCTTAGTATTAACGTTAAGGCCAACAGGGCTATTACCTCTCGTTACGGATAGTGTACCGAGCTCGTTAGTTACTGCGCTTGAGACCGGCCTAACCAGTCAAACGCGTCATATTCGTTTAAATGATTCACCGGCAGGAATAAACGATAGAAAATGGGACGTTAAGCGAGTGGACATGACCGTGCAGCAGGGGAGTTTTGAACGGTGGACGGTAGAAGCCGATCTGCCACAATCTTTCTCAGCCCAAGGGGCGATGTTCTTGGTCAAGAGCGTTAACGGTGCGCCGCCGATGGTTGAGGATCGTGGCTGGAAAGACACCGTTTGGGTGGATGGTAGTGTGGAACTGCTGGTCACCTTCCCTCAAACCTCTTCTGAACATTTCCCTTTTATTTACGGCAGTCAAACGTTGGAGCAATTCGATCAGGGGGCGGTGGGGCAACTGTTGGTTCAACCTTCTGCCACATCGAGTAACGGTTACTAG
- the ftnA gene encoding non-heme ferritin, translating into MLTPDMVSRLNEQLNLEFYSANLYLQMSAWCSDKGLEGAASFLRSHSREEMDHMQRLFNYLSDAGALPVLGTIEAPPVTFDSVNDLFNLTYRHEQLITQKINELAHAAMTSQDYSTFNFLQWYVAEQHEEEKLFKTVLDKLGMLENSSNGLFLIDKDLGEMNSESHPVTSHN; encoded by the coding sequence ATGCTGACGCCTGATATGGTTTCTCGTCTAAACGAACAACTCAACCTTGAGTTTTATTCTGCAAATCTTTACCTGCAAATGAGCGCTTGGTGCAGTGATAAAGGCTTAGAGGGTGCCGCCTCTTTTTTACGCAGCCATTCGCGTGAAGAAATGGACCACATGCAACGTCTATTCAACTATCTCAGCGATGCTGGCGCATTACCTGTACTGGGTACCATTGAAGCGCCTCCAGTAACCTTTGATTCGGTTAATGATCTTTTCAACTTAACTTATCGTCACGAACAGCTGATTACGCAAAAAATTAATGAGCTCGCCCATGCTGCGATGACGTCACAAGATTATTCAACCTTTAACTTCCTACAATGGTATGTTGCCGAACAGCACGAAGAAGAGAAGTTATTTAAAACGGTTCTGGATAAGCTGGGAATGCTTGAGAATAGCTCGAATGGACTGTTCTTGATTGATAAAGACTTAGGTGAGATGAATTCAGAGTCTCATCCCGTCACATCTCATAACTAA